In Escherichia ruysiae, a genomic segment contains:
- the dmlA gene encoding multifunctional D-malate/3-isopropylmalate/tartarate dehydrogenase, protein MMKTMRIAAIPGDGIGKEVLPEGIRVLQAAAERWGFALSFEQMEWASCEYYSHHGKMMPDDWHEQLSGFDAIYFGAVGWPDTVPDHISLWGSLLKFRREFDQYVNLRPVRLFPGVPCPLAGKQPGDIDFYVVRENTEGEYSSLGGRLNEGTEHEVVIQESVFTRRGVDRILQYAFELAQSRPRKTLTSATKSNGLAISMPYWDERVEAMAENYPEIHWDKQHIDILCARFVMQPERFDVVVASNLFGDILSDLGPACTGTIGIAPSANLNPERTFPSLFEPVHGSAPDIYGKNIANPIATIWAGAMMLDFLGNGDERFQQAHNGILAAIEEVIAHGPKTPDMKGNATTPQVADAICKIILR, encoded by the coding sequence ATGATGAAAACGATGCGTATTGCTGCGATCCCTGGAGACGGGATTGGCAAAGAAGTCCTTCCTGAAGGGATTCGTGTGTTACAAGCTGCTGCTGAACGCTGGGGCTTTGCCTTAAGTTTTGAGCAGATGGAGTGGGCAAGTTGCGAGTATTACAGCCATCACGGCAAAATGATGCCGGACGACTGGCATGAACAACTCAGCGGTTTCGACGCTATCTACTTTGGTGCCGTCGGCTGGCCGGACACCGTTCCGGATCATATTTCGTTATGGGGGTCGCTGCTGAAATTTCGCCGCGAGTTTGATCAGTACGTTAACCTGCGCCCGGTACGCCTCTTTCCCGGCGTTCCCTGCCCACTGGCGGGTAAACAGCCTGGCGACATCGATTTTTACGTGGTGCGCGAAAATACGGAAGGCGAATACTCGTCTCTGGGCGGTCGACTGAATGAAGGAACGGAACATGAGGTTGTCATCCAGGAATCGGTATTTACCCGCCGTGGCGTCGATCGCATTTTGCAATATGCTTTTGAGCTAGCACAAAGCCGCCCGCGCAAAACCCTGACTTCTGCCACGAAATCTAACGGTTTAGCCATTAGTATGCCGTACTGGGATGAGCGAGTAGAAGCAATGGCAGAAAATTACCCGGAAATCCACTGGGACAAGCAGCATATTGATATTCTCTGCGCGCGCTTTGTGATGCAGCCGGAACGCTTTGATGTGGTGGTAGCGTCTAATTTATTTGGCGATATTCTTTCCGATCTTGGCCCGGCCTGCACCGGCACCATCGGCATTGCCCCATCCGCTAACCTGAATCCGGAACGCACTTTCCCGTCGCTCTTCGAGCCAGTCCACGGCTCTGCGCCGGATATCTACGGTAAAAATATTGCCAACCCTATCGCCACGATTTGGGCCGGGGCAATGATGCTGGATTTCCTTGGCAATGGCGATGAGCGTTTCCAGCAAGCGCACAACGGCATTCTGGCAGCGATTGAAGAAGTGATTGCTCACGGGCCGAAAACACCCGATATGAAAGGTAATGCCACCACGCCACAGGTTGCCGACGCGATTTGCAAAATTATTTTGCGTTAA